In Puntigrus tetrazona isolate hp1 chromosome 7, ASM1883169v1, whole genome shotgun sequence, the following are encoded in one genomic region:
- the trappc2l gene encoding trafficking protein particle complex subunit 2-like protein isoform X2 produces MAVCIAVIAKENYPLYIRSIPTQGELKFHYTVHTSLDVVEEKISGVGKALADQRELYLGLLYPTEDYKVYGYVTNSKVKFVIVVDSSNTSLRDNEIRSMFRKLHNSFTDVMCNPFYNPGDPIQSKAFDSIVSTMMVPAC; encoded by the exons ATGGCGGTGTGCATAGCAGTCATTGCGAAGGAG AACTATCCCCTGTACATTCGGAGCATTCCTACACAGGGGGAACTCAAGTTCCACTACACAGTGCACACTTCTCTGGACGTGGTGGAGGAGAAGATCTCCGGTGTGGGCAAAGCCTTGGCTGACCAGAGGGAGCTTTATCTGGGACTCCTCTATCCGACTGAGGACTACAAAGT ATATGGTTATGTGACAAACTCTAAGGTAAAGTTTGTGATTGTTGTTGACTCCTCCAACACATCTCTGCGAGACAACGAAATTAGAAGT ATGTTTAGAAAGTTGCACAACTCCTTTACCGATGTAATGTGCAACCCGTTCTACAACCCTGGTGATCCAATTCAATCGAA gGCTTTTGACAGTATAGTTTCAACTATGATGGTGCCGGCCTGCTGA
- the trappc2l gene encoding trafficking protein particle complex subunit 2-like protein isoform X1, with protein MTQRMISRLWLKVSKIRRAGFIRFGGFALSENYPLYIRSIPTQGELKFHYTVHTSLDVVEEKISGVGKALADQRELYLGLLYPTEDYKVYGYVTNSKVKFVIVVDSSNTSLRDNEIRSMFRKLHNSFTDVMCNPFYNPGDPIQSKAFDSIVSTMMVPAC; from the exons ATGACACAGCGAATGATTTCTCGGTTGTGGTTGAAAGTATCTAAGATCCGACGTGCTGGATTCATCAGATTTGGTGGATTTGCGCTATCAGAG AACTATCCCCTGTACATTCGGAGCATTCCTACACAGGGGGAACTCAAGTTCCACTACACAGTGCACACTTCTCTGGACGTGGTGGAGGAGAAGATCTCCGGTGTGGGCAAAGCCTTGGCTGACCAGAGGGAGCTTTATCTGGGACTCCTCTATCCGACTGAGGACTACAAAGT ATATGGTTATGTGACAAACTCTAAGGTAAAGTTTGTGATTGTTGTTGACTCCTCCAACACATCTCTGCGAGACAACGAAATTAGAAGT ATGTTTAGAAAGTTGCACAACTCCTTTACCGATGTAATGTGCAACCCGTTCTACAACCCTGGTGATCCAATTCAATCGAA gGCTTTTGACAGTATAGTTTCAACTATGATGGTGCCGGCCTGCTGA
- the pabpn1l gene encoding embryonic polyadenylate-binding protein 2 translates to MDESDMQYEVERAFPYSPQAGLFFSMNHEEKIDSDRRSIYVGNVDYGATADELEMYFNSCGHVNRVTIPYNRFTGHPKGFAYIEFSERESVRTAMTLDETLFRGRVIKVLPKRTNIPGFRTTDTYLRGGWSRGRGFRPSRFYNPFRGCHFIRENGRADPWVNSF, encoded by the exons ATGGACGAGTCTGACATGCAGTATGAGGTAGAGAGAGCGTTTCCCTACAGCCCTCAGGCAG GATTATTCTTCAGTATGAACCATGAGGAGAAAATAGATTCCGATAGGAGATCTATCTATGTGGGGAAT GTGGATTATGGAGCAACCGCAGATGAACTGGAGATGTACTTCAATAGCTGCGGTCACGTTAACAGAGTCACAATCCCATATAATAGATTCACAGGCCATCCGAAAGG CTTCGCCTACATTGAGTTCTCAGAGAGGGAGTCCGTGAGGACCGCCATGACTTTAGATGAAACGCTATTCAGAGGACGTGTCATTAAG GTATTGCCAAAAAGAACAAACATTCCAGGTTTCAGGACTACAGATACATACTTGCGTGGAGGTTGGTCCCGGGGACGAGGTTTCCGTCCCTCGAGATTTTACAACCCATTCAGGGGCTGCCACTTCATTAG ggaAAATGGAAGAGCCGATCCTTGGGTTAATTCTTTTTGA